The following are encoded in a window of Ferribacterium limneticum genomic DNA:
- a CDS encoding hemerythrin domain-containing protein encodes MLSVQTIENAVQLAHSVGARITFLHVETDQGSDLYGDAALLRSMSPVQFSEKFKQRTREILAKAESACHLAKVPCEGISLTGKSAHEVIVQAAEDQGCDLIFMASHGRRSAIGMMIGSETLKTLINAKVPVLISSIATNSPALSSANTIIQDEHHALGAVVHRLQLLATNAQQNAALPNFAATREVIAYLRDFPGKLHHPKEETYLFSKLSSRTNELDAEIAELRRQHEHDEVLIRELEEAIKELESTPAVGVARFATAAEAFAEATWKHMSMEENLILPSARKYFTQADWAEIDAAFSANAGKQFGEATEKLLRSTFKQIVNSIEP; translated from the coding sequence ATGTTGTCCGTTCAGACAATAGAAAATGCCGTCCAACTAGCCCATTCCGTTGGTGCGCGCATCACATTCCTCCACGTCGAAACTGACCAGGGGTCTGATCTTTATGGCGACGCGGCATTGCTGCGTTCGATGTCACCCGTACAGTTTTCGGAAAAATTCAAGCAGAGAACCCGGGAAATCCTCGCCAAGGCCGAGTCCGCCTGCCATCTTGCCAAAGTCCCCTGCGAGGGAATCAGCCTTACGGGAAAATCCGCACACGAGGTAATCGTCCAGGCAGCCGAGGATCAAGGGTGTGACCTAATATTCATGGCATCACACGGCCGACGTAGCGCCATTGGCATGATGATTGGATCTGAAACACTGAAGACTTTGATCAACGCAAAAGTGCCGGTTCTCATCTCCAGTATCGCGACCAACAGCCCCGCTTTGAGCAGTGCCAATACCATTATCCAGGATGAACACCACGCTCTGGGGGCGGTTGTGCATCGCCTGCAACTTCTCGCGACCAATGCCCAACAAAATGCAGCGTTGCCAAACTTTGCGGCAACACGCGAAGTGATTGCATACCTGCGCGATTTCCCAGGAAAACTGCACCACCCGAAAGAGGAAACCTACCTGTTCAGCAAATTAAGCTCCCGGACCAACGAACTCGATGCTGAAATCGCTGAACTCAGGCGGCAGCACGAACACGATGAAGTTCTCATCCGTGAGCTGGAAGAAGCGATCAAAGAACTTGAATCCACCCCCGCCGTCGGTGTCGCCCGCTTCGCTACTGCCGCAGAGGCCTTTGCTGAAGCGACATGGAAACACATGAGCATGGAAGAAAACTTAATCCTACCAAGTGCTCGAAAATATTTTACGCAGGCGGACTGGGCTGAAATCGATGCGGCATTTTCAGCCAATGCGGGAAAGCAGTTCGGGGAAGCAACTGAAAAATTGCTGCGCTCAACGTTCAAACAGATTGTAAATTCCATCGAACCATAA
- a CDS encoding DUF1302 domain-containing protein translates to MIYETVAQSRSSYLRAVLSISLASAFAISGSAFAVEFETGNPDVKIRWDNTVRYNVGVRVNDCDENICGNGAGAGDVTAHQSDRRFDKSGDIVTNRLDLLSEFDVIYRDNFGFRLSGAGWYDDAYSDTQVKGDPALLAAGMQSFPTGHYTGYINRFNRSGGELLDAFVFAKFDAAAIPVNVKLGQHNIYWGESLFSFVGGVSYGQGPVDIRKALANPGSEAKELFKPLNQISFSAAVTDRLSIAGQYFLDWKPSTLPDGGTYFGPADFFTAGGGTQVFGGAMAFNGTKAPKDKSGDWGVAVKWRPEWLDGTAGFYYREYTDKLPQMVIGSLSSAFVPIVDLDYQTPRQKMVAFSLSKQLGSVSFGSDITYRHGAQIGAKPFSNVIAFNAAGDDWRPRGDVWTALVNAIAYFGKNPVFDSAALTAEVNYQYLQKVTHDPHGLYYGLQSNCGSDGIATNHGCPTKDAWGAAVLFEPKWFQVFAGTDISMPMFYGVGLKGNSPVPFGDNEGQGSWSLGVAADIQAKYNIALKYNGFIAKHSNDALGMSSNSNSSLGKYWDRDWVSLTFKTTF, encoded by the coding sequence ATGATTTACGAAACGGTTGCGCAATCACGTAGTTCGTACCTGAGGGCTGTACTGTCTATTTCGCTAGCTTCGGCATTTGCTATTTCAGGAAGTGCATTTGCGGTCGAGTTTGAAACCGGCAATCCCGATGTGAAAATACGTTGGGACAACACCGTACGCTACAACGTTGGTGTGCGTGTCAATGATTGCGACGAGAATATCTGTGGCAACGGTGCGGGGGCTGGTGATGTTACGGCCCATCAGTCTGACCGGCGATTTGATAAATCGGGGGATATTGTTACAAATCGCCTTGATCTGCTATCCGAGTTCGATGTCATTTACAGGGACAATTTCGGTTTTCGTCTGAGTGGTGCTGGTTGGTATGACGATGCCTATAGTGATACCCAGGTTAAGGGCGATCCGGCGCTTCTGGCGGCTGGGATGCAATCCTTTCCTACAGGGCACTACACTGGCTATATCAATCGCTTCAATCGCTCGGGTGGAGAACTGCTCGATGCCTTCGTGTTTGCGAAATTCGACGCGGCTGCTATTCCGGTCAATGTAAAGCTTGGTCAGCATAATATTTATTGGGGCGAGTCCTTGTTCTCCTTTGTGGGGGGCGTTTCATATGGTCAGGGACCAGTCGATATCCGTAAGGCGCTGGCCAACCCAGGTAGTGAGGCCAAGGAACTGTTCAAGCCGCTCAATCAAATTTCGTTCTCAGCCGCAGTGACTGACCGACTTTCCATTGCCGGGCAGTATTTCCTTGATTGGAAACCGTCAACCTTGCCTGATGGCGGAACCTATTTTGGTCCGGCTGACTTTTTCACTGCGGGGGGGGGGACTCAGGTTTTTGGTGGTGCCATGGCTTTTAATGGAACAAAAGCTCCCAAGGATAAGTCCGGCGATTGGGGTGTGGCTGTGAAATGGCGGCCCGAGTGGCTGGATGGTACGGCAGGTTTCTATTATCGCGAATACACCGACAAGCTGCCGCAAATGGTGATTGGTAGCCTGTCTAGTGCCTTTGTGCCAATTGTCGATCTGGATTACCAGACGCCGCGACAAAAAATGGTTGCTTTCAGTCTTTCCAAGCAGTTGGGTAGCGTTTCCTTTGGTAGTGATATTACCTACCGACATGGCGCGCAGATTGGTGCGAAGCCGTTCTCCAACGTAATAGCCTTTAACGCCGCGGGCGACGACTGGCGGCCGCGCGGCGATGTTTGGACAGCGTTGGTCAACGCGATTGCCTATTTCGGCAAGAATCCAGTGTTTGATTCGGCGGCACTGACGGCTGAAGTAAATTACCAGTATCTGCAAAAAGTGACTCATGATCCGCACGGCCTCTACTACGGCTTGCAGTCAAATTGTGGTTCGGATGGCATCGCCACCAATCACGGCTGTCCGACCAAGGATGCGTGGGGTGCGGCAGTGCTCTTTGAGCCTAAGTGGTTCCAGGTGTTTGCCGGTACCGACATTAGTATGCCAATGTTCTATGGCGTCGGGTTGAAAGGTAATTCGCCAGTGCCCTTCGGCGACAACGAGGGGCAAGGTAGCTGGAGTCTTGGTGTGGCTGCCGACATTCAAGCCAAATATAACATCGCGCTGAAGTACAACGGCTTTATCGCCAAGCACAGTAACGATGCTTTGGGTATGAGTTCCAATAGCAATTCAAGCCTCGGAAAATACTGGGATCGTGACTGGGTATCTTTGACCTTCAAGACAACCTTCTAA